One region of Oceanipulchritudo coccoides genomic DNA includes:
- a CDS encoding Glu/Leu/Phe/Val family dehydrogenase codes for MPKGSFYTSVNHYFDRAAKHSRFSPDLLEQVRACNASYRMRFPVREDDGSIRVVVAFRAEHSYHRLPTKGGIRFSAEVNLDETIALASLMTYKCALVGVPFGGAKGGVRINPFKESERFLERVTRRYTSELMRKNFIGPGIDVPAPDYGTGEREMAWIADTYKNLKQDGVTPYACVTGKPLAMQGIPGRRQATGLGVYYGIRTSLQDTELMKELGLAPGVSDKAVIVQGFGNVGYHAAKSLQDEGKARIVGIAEFEGGLWNPDGIDVEAAFLHRQEARTLKGFEGAEFIPDSAALIEYECDILVPAALENVITAENASRIQAKVIAEAANGPVDKDGEAILLQRGIFMIPDLYLNAGGVTVSYFEWLKNRAGVSFDRMTSRHEELVKMELVSEMERLTGQRLPEDRKSRLIVGPSEEELVIHALDYTMIRAYERIRSEWKTRGLKDMRTAAFLLAMEHVGKSYQYHGIFP; via the coding sequence ATGCCAAAAGGATCCTTCTACACAAGCGTAAATCATTACTTTGACCGGGCGGCCAAGCACAGCCGGTTTTCCCCCGACCTGCTCGAGCAGGTGCGGGCGTGCAACGCCAGTTACCGCATGCGGTTTCCCGTCCGCGAAGACGATGGCTCCATCCGCGTGGTGGTGGCCTTCCGGGCCGAACACAGCTACCATCGTCTCCCGACAAAAGGCGGTATCCGGTTCAGCGCGGAGGTCAACCTGGATGAGACTATCGCGCTGGCCTCGCTCATGACCTACAAATGTGCGCTTGTCGGCGTGCCATTTGGAGGGGCCAAAGGAGGCGTCCGGATCAACCCCTTCAAGGAATCAGAGAGGTTTCTTGAACGCGTGACCCGCCGCTATACTTCCGAATTGATGCGGAAGAATTTTATCGGCCCCGGGATTGACGTTCCGGCACCCGATTACGGTACCGGCGAAAGGGAAATGGCCTGGATCGCCGATACCTACAAAAACCTCAAGCAGGACGGTGTGACCCCCTACGCCTGCGTGACCGGGAAGCCGCTTGCGATGCAGGGGATTCCGGGTCGCCGCCAGGCCACAGGACTGGGTGTCTACTACGGAATTCGGACCTCACTCCAAGATACTGAGTTGATGAAAGAACTCGGACTGGCCCCGGGTGTGTCGGACAAAGCCGTGATTGTGCAGGGTTTCGGCAATGTGGGCTATCACGCGGCAAAGTCCCTGCAGGACGAAGGAAAGGCCCGTATTGTCGGAATCGCGGAGTTTGAGGGAGGACTTTGGAATCCGGATGGGATCGATGTGGAAGCAGCATTTCTTCACCGGCAGGAAGCACGCACCTTGAAGGGCTTTGAGGGCGCGGAATTTATTCCGGACTCCGCCGCGCTCATTGAATATGAGTGCGACATTCTGGTCCCCGCGGCCCTTGAGAATGTCATTACGGCGGAGAACGCATCAAGGATCCAGGCCAAGGTGATTGCCGAGGCGGCCAACGGACCCGTCGACAAGGATGGTGAAGCCATCCTTCTGCAGCGCGGTATCTTCATGATTCCCGACCTTTATCTCAACGCGGGCGGCGTCACCGTTTCCTACTTCGAGTGGTTGAAGAACCGCGCAGGAGTGAGTTTCGACCGGATGACCTCGCGCCATGAGGAACTGGTCAAAATGGAACTGGTCAGTGAGATGGAACGGCTTACCGGGCAACGATTGCCGGAGGATCGTAAGAGTCGACTCATTGTTGGTCCAAGTGAAGAGGAACTCGTTATACACGCTCTCGATTACACAATGATCCGAGCTTACGAACGGATCCGAAGCGAGTGGAAAACACGTGGATTGAAGGACATGAGGACGGCCGCCTTCCTCCTTGCCATGGAACACGTCGGGAAGAGTTATCAATACCACGGAATTTTCCCATGA
- a CDS encoding sialate O-acetylesterase gives MIKHQRLRLQLFPCCLLILGLLQAEISAFGQGLPERFIYADSVSTTGGQFNVNYPPENLINNGFTTAADIIDTSVSYISSGQNYATASGTLSGFNLVFDFASEAEIDGMHVWNYQFRNGDNGSTSPNAGLKDCTLSFFSGTGGSGTQIGEPIDLSLAAAIWGTENPAQTIAFPTTVTGVRSVVMRVNSNHGSGSFSGLNELAFNGSVDRPGIDTFMADVPFAQMPETPTLSWSVSGNVTSLEISPDIGNVLYLTEGGSGSIAVAPIGEQTYTLTLNDTITSSVSVIGLPPREKLHIYLLIGQSNMQGAGAPYDPSLDAPDPRVLKFGSRNGLESVWVKGGHPLTALTTSSSGAIGMGVEFGKTLLAAQSDPEIVIGLINHAIGSSAIQWWAPGVIDNKQVNPLTGLNYYLYDEAVQRVTAATQYGILKGVLWHQGEYNSNNNTNPDPDPEGYAARLQTLVTNLRESFSNPSLPFICGKFVPASWVDEGGTTVFFTGLPNRAIVEAALEDLPNQLSNTFCVDNVGLRGRPDQKIHFDAHSQRLLGQRYAAAILDLQSDPYRLWLGGFLSPAELANPQLASAEADLDRDGLLNYLEFAFLTDPTRSEEINPLSFQLADIPDEGLFPTLVYRQRFDKDAPNYQVNVSNDLLNWRSNLDEPVTVEFAPSVDNQDGTFRVSVRSLAPVDQSAPGLFLQLRIEPR, from the coding sequence ATGATTAAGCACCAGCGCCTTCGTCTTCAATTGTTTCCATGCTGTTTACTGATCCTTGGTCTGCTTCAAGCCGAGATCAGCGCTTTTGGCCAAGGATTGCCCGAACGCTTCATTTATGCGGACTCCGTGAGCACAACCGGTGGTCAATTCAACGTCAACTACCCGCCGGAAAACCTGATCAACAACGGGTTCACCACTGCGGCAGATATTATAGACACCTCCGTGAGTTATATTTCATCCGGGCAAAACTACGCGACTGCCTCAGGGACGCTATCCGGATTCAACCTGGTCTTCGACTTTGCCAGCGAGGCCGAGATCGATGGTATGCATGTCTGGAATTATCAATTTCGCAACGGGGACAACGGCTCCACATCACCCAACGCCGGCTTGAAGGATTGTACCCTGTCCTTTTTCTCCGGTACGGGAGGCAGCGGGACCCAGATTGGTGAGCCGATTGACTTGTCTTTGGCTGCTGCAATCTGGGGAACGGAAAATCCGGCACAAACCATCGCCTTTCCCACGACGGTCACGGGCGTGCGATCGGTTGTCATGCGGGTTAATTCAAACCATGGTTCGGGATCCTTCAGCGGGTTGAATGAGCTGGCGTTTAATGGATCAGTGGACCGACCCGGCATCGATACGTTCATGGCTGATGTGCCTTTTGCCCAGATGCCGGAAACGCCCACCTTGAGTTGGTCGGTCAGTGGCAATGTGACATCGCTCGAAATTTCTCCGGATATCGGTAATGTGCTCTACCTGACCGAGGGCGGTTCTGGCAGCATCGCCGTCGCCCCAATCGGGGAGCAGACCTACACCTTGACGCTAAATGACACGATTACTTCCAGTGTTTCGGTGATCGGCCTGCCACCCAGGGAAAAACTCCACATCTACTTGTTGATAGGCCAATCGAACATGCAGGGAGCAGGGGCGCCCTATGATCCCTCACTGGACGCACCTGATCCGCGGGTTCTTAAATTTGGCAGCCGCAACGGATTGGAGAGCGTCTGGGTAAAGGGTGGCCATCCGCTGACGGCCTTGACCACATCATCTTCGGGCGCGATCGGAATGGGAGTCGAGTTCGGCAAGACCCTGCTTGCGGCGCAGTCCGACCCGGAAATTGTCATTGGCCTGATAAACCATGCGATCGGATCATCTGCAATACAGTGGTGGGCACCCGGTGTCATCGACAACAAACAGGTCAACCCGCTCACAGGATTGAATTATTACCTCTACGACGAAGCTGTCCAGAGGGTGACCGCCGCAACTCAATATGGTATTCTGAAAGGCGTTCTCTGGCACCAGGGTGAATACAACAGCAACAACAACACGAATCCCGATCCAGATCCTGAAGGCTACGCAGCGCGTCTCCAGACACTGGTGACTAATTTGCGGGAATCCTTCAGCAATCCCTCCCTGCCCTTTATCTGCGGTAAGTTCGTTCCTGCGAGCTGGGTGGACGAAGGGGGCACAACTGTCTTTTTTACCGGCTTGCCCAACCGCGCCATCGTGGAGGCAGCCCTTGAGGATCTCCCCAACCAGCTGAGCAACACCTTTTGTGTCGACAACGTTGGACTGCGCGGCCGCCCTGACCAGAAAATCCATTTTGATGCCCATTCGCAACGGTTGCTCGGGCAACGCTACGCCGCTGCCATCCTTGACCTGCAATCCGATCCCTACCGTCTCTGGTTGGGTGGTTTCCTTTCCCCTGCCGAACTCGCCAATCCCCAACTTGCCTCAGCGGAGGCAGACCTGGACAGGGATGGCCTCCTAAACTACCTCGAGTTCGCCTTCCTCACAGACCCAACCCGCAGCGAGGAAATCAACCCGCTCTCCTTCCAACTGGCTGATATTCCCGACGAAGGCCTCTTCCCCACCCTTGTCTACCGCCAGCGGTTTGATAAAGACGCACCCAATTATCAGGTTAATGTCTCGAACGATCTCCTGAACTGGCGTAGCAATCTGGATGAACCGGTCACCGTGGAATTCGCTCCATCCGTGGACAACCAGGATGGCACCTTTCGTGTCTCAGTGCGTTCACTCGCCCCCGTCGATCAATCCGCCCCAGGCCTGTTTCTTCAATTGCGTATTGAGCCCAGGTAG
- a CDS encoding S10 family peptidase produces the protein MAELKKQETKPESKSEYEAPKGQSAQLSISCAGESMAYKAESKWIVLRKAEKPTAEVFCTTYTREGENDRPVTFVFNGGPGASSVYLHMGALGPRRVDLSETGLPKASPHKLADNEETWLTFTDLVFVDPVGTGLSRMIEKDTSKEDSKQASKEGESQKKPSEYWKMKRDLESIGEFVRTWLSQHHRWESPVFIAGESYGGYRVGKLAKVLQKDYGVGLAGAIMISPALEFSLLDATDYNVLPYVDTFPTMAAAAFVHGKSRKAKKQESMDDFIQRARAFALNELLPVLASGEMASESKRTQVFNSAADFIGMPRPVVLRKNGRISITYFVKNLLREDGKTLGLYDASVAVSDPFQDRDELDSPDPTLHILERVFASAINTQLRREIGLVTDRDYELLSHEVNTSWKNDEQTHSLQSQFGAVDDLRYGMSLNEHMQVFLTHGLFDLVTAFTSSDRLLALMKLTPEQKERLTVHHYPGGHMFYTWKASREAFTRDIKAFYRRAGELAD, from the coding sequence ATGGCAGAATTGAAAAAACAGGAAACAAAACCCGAATCAAAGAGCGAATACGAGGCCCCAAAGGGTCAGTCAGCCCAGCTTTCCATAAGCTGCGCCGGGGAATCCATGGCCTACAAGGCCGAGTCCAAATGGATTGTCCTCAGAAAGGCCGAGAAGCCTACAGCGGAAGTGTTCTGCACGACCTACACCCGCGAAGGGGAAAACGACCGACCCGTCACTTTCGTCTTTAATGGTGGTCCGGGTGCCTCCTCGGTTTACCTCCATATGGGAGCCTTGGGGCCACGCCGGGTAGACCTTTCGGAGACCGGTCTGCCAAAGGCATCTCCCCACAAGCTGGCCGACAATGAGGAGACGTGGCTGACCTTCACGGATCTGGTCTTTGTGGATCCGGTAGGGACTGGCTTAAGCCGGATGATCGAGAAAGACACGTCAAAAGAGGATTCGAAACAAGCATCCAAGGAGGGCGAATCCCAAAAGAAGCCATCTGAATACTGGAAAATGAAGCGCGACCTCGAATCGATCGGGGAGTTTGTCCGCACATGGCTTTCGCAGCATCACCGCTGGGAAAGTCCTGTCTTCATCGCGGGTGAAAGTTACGGAGGCTACCGGGTCGGCAAGTTGGCGAAAGTCCTGCAAAAGGATTACGGGGTCGGCCTGGCCGGAGCCATTATGATTTCCCCGGCGCTTGAGTTCAGTTTATTGGACGCCACCGATTACAATGTCCTGCCCTACGTCGATACTTTTCCGACCATGGCCGCCGCGGCGTTTGTCCATGGAAAATCAAGGAAAGCCAAAAAGCAGGAGTCCATGGATGATTTCATCCAACGGGCGCGCGCATTTGCCCTGAATGAATTGTTGCCCGTCCTTGCCTCAGGTGAGATGGCGTCAGAAAGCAAACGCACGCAAGTGTTCAACAGCGCCGCTGACTTTATCGGAATGCCACGGCCTGTTGTGCTGAGGAAGAACGGCCGGATCAGTATTACCTACTTCGTGAAAAACCTCCTGCGCGAGGATGGCAAAACCCTCGGCCTGTACGATGCCTCGGTCGCCGTTTCCGATCCCTTCCAGGACCGTGATGAACTGGATTCGCCCGACCCCACCCTGCACATTCTCGAACGCGTCTTCGCCTCGGCCATCAACACCCAGCTTCGTCGCGAAATCGGCCTGGTAACCGACCGCGATTACGAGCTCCTTAGCCACGAAGTGAATACGTCGTGGAAAAACGATGAACAGACGCATTCCCTGCAAAGCCAGTTTGGGGCAGTTGACGATTTGCGCTACGGGATGAGCCTTAACGAACATATGCAGGTATTCCTCACTCACGGATTGTTTGACCTAGTCACGGCCTTTACCTCCTCCGACCGGTTACTCGCCCTGATGAAGCTCACTCCTGAGCAAAAGGAAAGGCTGACCGTGCATCACTACCCCGGCGGACATATGTTCTACACGTGGAAAGCCAGCCGTGAAGCATTCACGAGGGACATCAAGGCATTCTATCGCCGGGCCGGTGAGCTTGCTGACTGA
- a CDS encoding heme-dependent oxidative N-demethylase subunit alpha family protein, which yields MNPIDVVDLSAIFPAEDFRLKMRFERGEPAQFYKPSAQANRVLAERKHWLENTAEACTAITDEGAPLFEELLELAAKWKALPSGSDIASVLRLPPLEQCRWLCERWETDFLLLKPGADGLFRLHGGGLCFPSHWDLRSKMGHTVAEIHEPVPGLNATLGRSIDGFLAKIRPGISWERHNWGLSRSPELNQHPSRKLPRLDDKVTLDEIWWRLEDQSLVALPRSGGILFGIRVTVHPLREVRNHSTACEGLLQALGTMPEEMVIYKGMGRARKRISELLRE from the coding sequence GTGAACCCCATTGATGTTGTGGACTTGAGTGCAATCTTTCCTGCGGAAGACTTTCGCCTGAAAATGCGGTTTGAGCGCGGCGAGCCGGCGCAATTCTATAAGCCCAGTGCCCAGGCGAATCGTGTTCTTGCAGAACGCAAACACTGGCTCGAAAATACGGCAGAGGCCTGTACAGCCATCACAGATGAGGGCGCACCGCTTTTTGAGGAATTGCTGGAGCTCGCGGCGAAATGGAAAGCATTGCCATCCGGGAGCGACATTGCCTCTGTTCTTCGTCTTCCACCTCTAGAACAATGCCGCTGGCTCTGTGAACGCTGGGAGACCGACTTTCTTCTCTTGAAGCCCGGGGCAGATGGGCTCTTTCGCCTCCATGGCGGCGGGCTTTGTTTCCCCTCCCACTGGGATTTGCGGTCCAAGATGGGTCACACCGTCGCCGAGATTCACGAACCCGTCCCCGGACTGAACGCCACGCTGGGACGATCAATCGACGGCTTTCTGGCAAAGATCCGTCCGGGCATTTCGTGGGAGCGCCATAACTGGGGGCTCAGCCGAAGTCCTGAACTGAATCAGCACCCGTCACGCAAGCTGCCACGCCTCGACGATAAGGTAACGCTGGATGAAATCTGGTGGCGACTTGAAGATCAGTCGCTTGTCGCCCTTCCTAGATCCGGCGGCATTCTCTTTGGTATCCGTGTCACCGTTCATCCACTACGCGAGGTCCGGAATCACTCCACCGCCTGTGAGGGCCTACTCCAGGCACTCGGGACCATGCCGGAAGAGATGGTAATCTACAAGGGAATGGGCCGAGCAAGAAAGCGGATCAGCGAATTATTGCGGGAATAG
- a CDS encoding TIGR03643 family protein → MSNKKTDLTEKEIDTIVRLAWHDRTTFEAIHERTGLREPEVIKVMRRALKPGSFRLWRKRVSGRLTKHRMPFKHRVKRIRSLNVADYEF, encoded by the coding sequence ATGTCCAATAAAAAAACAGACTTAACCGAAAAGGAGATCGACACAATTGTCAGGTTGGCCTGGCACGATCGAACAACCTTCGAGGCGATTCATGAGCGTACTGGATTGAGAGAACCCGAGGTCATTAAGGTCATGCGCCGGGCCCTCAAACCAGGGAGCTTCCGGCTCTGGCGCAAGCGCGTCAGTGGACGTTTGACCAAGCATCGCATGCCTTTTAAGCACCGCGTCAAACGAATCAGAAGCCTTAATGTTGCAGATTATGAATTCTGA
- a CDS encoding endonuclease/exonuclease/phosphatase family protein, whose amino-acid sequence MNPLHFCFRAWLSLSLLFVSADLLYSQEDLLTVATYNAEWLGYPDKSGSWSGSRSSQIEAAATEILALDADIFALQEVIIDSLNGNALDDLIAELNTQDPTEIWDGVYNPKFSYWWNPDFESFPAQRQAYVWKTSTVTYLSSEVMLNWIEADDERFARGRLPFLLTVEVGPAAFRREIQLINLHLKCCRGSDDRRLFSMTTLLDELHTQYADNSLIVLGDFNVADSGGAYGEISDWGFYDDVDGDGSPDFAHVGGAVADLSWDDIDHIMVSNELLSNWESVPGELQNGIVSSSASDHPFVYSRLDFGPPTVAEQYDLWLQPFITIDPSFAAESAFEDDYDKDGLANGLEFMTGTSPLQSSARDRSLTIHEGILNDLQLSFYQRKGLHAYSLSLWTIPDLSNPTWTLVTPAVDDLTISEDIEPGFDRFTIRIQQPGTEGAQIFRLEASL is encoded by the coding sequence ATGAACCCCCTTCACTTCTGCTTCAGGGCATGGCTTTCCCTCAGCTTGCTTTTCGTATCGGCCGATCTGCTGTATTCCCAGGAGGATCTCCTTACTGTGGCCACCTATAATGCCGAGTGGCTTGGATACCCGGACAAATCAGGAAGCTGGTCGGGTTCGCGCAGTTCTCAGATTGAGGCAGCCGCCACTGAAATCCTCGCCCTCGACGCGGATATTTTCGCCTTGCAGGAAGTGATCATTGATTCCCTCAACGGCAACGCCCTCGATGACCTGATTGCTGAATTGAACACGCAGGATCCCACCGAAATCTGGGACGGCGTATACAACCCGAAGTTTTCCTACTGGTGGAATCCTGACTTTGAGAGTTTCCCAGCCCAGCGTCAGGCATACGTGTGGAAAACCTCCACCGTGACCTACCTTTCATCGGAAGTGATGCTGAATTGGATCGAAGCAGATGATGAGCGCTTTGCAAGGGGGCGTCTTCCCTTTTTGCTGACAGTTGAGGTTGGACCTGCGGCTTTCCGGCGTGAAATTCAACTCATCAACCTCCATCTAAAATGTTGTCGTGGCAGTGATGACCGCCGCCTGTTTTCCATGACCACGCTCCTGGATGAACTCCACACCCAGTATGCGGATAATTCACTCATTGTCCTTGGAGACTTCAATGTCGCTGATAGCGGCGGGGCCTACGGGGAAATCAGTGATTGGGGATTCTATGATGATGTCGACGGAGATGGTTCACCGGATTTTGCGCACGTTGGCGGAGCCGTGGCTGACTTGAGTTGGGACGACATTGATCACATCATGGTCTCAAACGAATTACTCTCAAATTGGGAAAGTGTGCCGGGCGAACTGCAGAACGGAATCGTGTCCAGTTCAGCCTCAGATCATCCCTTTGTCTACTCCCGACTGGACTTTGGTCCGCCCACCGTTGCTGAACAATACGATCTCTGGCTCCAGCCCTTTATCACCATTGATCCGTCATTTGCTGCCGAAAGCGCTTTCGAGGACGACTACGACAAGGATGGTTTGGCCAACGGCTTGGAATTCATGACCGGCACTTCCCCACTCCAGTCGAGCGCCAGAGACCGCAGTCTTACAATTCATGAGGGTATCCTGAATGACCTGCAGTTATCCTTCTACCAGCGGAAGGGCCTGCACGCTTACAGTCTCAGTCTTTGGACAATTCCCGACCTCAGCAATCCGACATGGACACTTGTGACACCGGCGGTTGATGACCTGACCATTTCCGAGGACATTGAGCCTGGATTTGATCGATTCACGATCCGAATCCAGCAACCCGGAACGGAGGGGGCCCAGATTTTCCGGCTTGAAGCGTCCCTGTAG
- a CDS encoding alpha-L-fucosidase, with translation MKIIIPHRLSLIIAATCLVLSIDSFAAQPGGDQSADIINAGFETGNLKGWGGWRTKRAKVVDDAHTGAKAVVLGPERGLCAQVVEIRPNSRYRLSAFVKTEAGAEEVQLIASDYGGAKMSVSSALTEYTEVSLEFVSARTAKDMLVILMHPSGPGKGYADTIHLEYLGEAPPLKVQSFIEPQERPILSEGGAAQKSDAEMDWYFDAKFGMFIHWGVYAAMDEGSEWVMHNKAYPPDEYRIRAENPVDGFTASEFDPADWAELAKTAGMQYMVLTARHHDGYALFDSQHPNSWTSVKHLGRDLIREYTDAVREAGIHVGLYYSPMSWRYPGYYDVWGNGCKPNVWGYETAEWHKENARVMKEEVYEQVTRLFSNYGPIEYMFWDGAWLGQSADAELEDLFWDTGLYQDPDTEWPIDESFKVRDEESGKAHGIMGLVRKFQPQLIVNERFSWIGDVHGEEGVSASAGPVRIQPTEKCMPLMKGGWGYRPNRPVFSFEEVVVYLSDCAVRNINLLLNVSPDKEGRIPENQRDVLVKVGNWLESVGEAIYETRGGPWQPLYGEYGFTYRDNRIFAHVFEGYQDRSLGTFTTQALGVHKVESVKNLQSGKELDWVRNKDNTITINDVDYGTSPALTVLQISLTQNVY, from the coding sequence ATGAAGATAATCATACCCCATAGGCTGAGCCTGATCATCGCCGCAACTTGCCTAGTTCTATCCATCGATAGTTTTGCAGCGCAACCAGGTGGGGATCAATCGGCAGATATCATTAATGCTGGTTTTGAAACGGGCAATTTGAAGGGTTGGGGCGGTTGGCGGACTAAACGGGCAAAGGTAGTGGATGACGCCCACACTGGCGCCAAAGCCGTCGTGCTCGGCCCGGAGCGTGGGCTTTGCGCGCAGGTTGTTGAGATACGACCAAACAGTCGGTACCGCTTGTCGGCTTTTGTTAAAACCGAGGCCGGAGCGGAGGAAGTGCAATTGATTGCCAGTGACTATGGTGGAGCGAAAATGTCTGTTTCCAGTGCCCTTACAGAATATACCGAAGTCAGCCTCGAATTTGTTTCAGCGCGAACGGCCAAGGATATGCTCGTCATACTTATGCACCCGAGTGGTCCCGGAAAAGGGTATGCCGATACAATCCATCTGGAGTATCTGGGCGAGGCCCCGCCACTAAAGGTGCAGTCCTTCATTGAACCACAGGAAAGGCCAATTCTCTCGGAGGGAGGCGCCGCCCAGAAATCCGATGCCGAGATGGATTGGTATTTCGATGCAAAGTTTGGCATGTTCATCCATTGGGGCGTGTATGCTGCCATGGATGAGGGCTCCGAATGGGTCATGCACAACAAAGCCTATCCACCCGACGAGTACAGAATCCGGGCAGAAAATCCCGTGGATGGATTTACCGCTTCCGAATTTGACCCTGCAGACTGGGCCGAGCTCGCTAAAACTGCCGGTATGCAATACATGGTTCTGACTGCTCGTCATCACGACGGATACGCCCTCTTCGACAGCCAGCACCCCAACAGTTGGACCAGTGTGAAGCACCTCGGGAGGGATTTGATCAGGGAATACACGGATGCTGTCCGTGAAGCAGGAATTCACGTTGGTTTGTATTACTCTCCAATGAGCTGGCGTTATCCGGGGTACTACGATGTCTGGGGCAATGGCTGCAAACCGAACGTCTGGGGCTATGAGACAGCCGAATGGCACAAGGAAAACGCCCGTGTGATGAAGGAGGAAGTCTATGAGCAGGTCACCCGGCTTTTTTCGAATTATGGTCCGATCGAGTACATGTTCTGGGACGGGGCATGGCTGGGTCAAAGTGCTGACGCGGAACTGGAGGACCTCTTCTGGGATACGGGGTTGTATCAGGATCCTGATACAGAATGGCCGATCGATGAGTCTTTTAAGGTCCGTGATGAGGAATCCGGAAAGGCCCATGGAATAATGGGGTTGGTCAGGAAGTTTCAACCGCAACTGATCGTGAATGAGCGCTTCAGCTGGATCGGCGATGTCCATGGCGAGGAAGGCGTTTCTGCATCAGCAGGACCGGTTCGCATTCAACCCACGGAAAAGTGTATGCCGCTGATGAAAGGCGGCTGGGGTTACCGCCCGAACAGGCCTGTTTTCAGTTTCGAGGAAGTAGTCGTCTACTTGTCAGATTGTGCGGTGCGGAATATCAACCTGCTCCTCAATGTATCTCCGGACAAGGAGGGCCGTATCCCTGAAAACCAGCGGGATGTCCTCGTGAAGGTTGGCAACTGGCTGGAATCTGTCGGTGAGGCAATTTACGAAACCCGCGGAGGACCGTGGCAACCACTCTACGGTGAATATGGATTTACCTATCGGGACAACCGGATCTTTGCCCATGTTTTTGAGGGGTATCAAGACCGGTCCTTGGGGACTTTCACGACACAGGCCCTCGGGGTCCACAAAGTTGAATCGGTTAAAAACCTGCAGTCCGGGAAGGAGCTCGACTGGGTTAGAAACAAGGACAACACCATTACAATCAATGATGTTGATTACGGTACAAGCCCGGCTCTGACCGTTCTGCAAATCTCCCTGACACAAAATGTATACTGA
- a CDS encoding ABC transporter permease gives MLPFSYAYRNLIREPGRFLQKAGGSALVILLIIAAGSFNSGMNGLLQASGSPDNVIFLGAGSEESVERSQISMQSESMITAGVRGISERAGVSAVSGEVHYNGMLGIPGVNPAQGLTRGVTPAVFEVHQEARLLEGRWPASGEVIVGRLAHHLIGVGQDDLAVGNILLFEGEEFRISGRFDAEGTVMESEVWFNRSDLMTLIQRETLSCVVIRLDDPADLKRADLFAKQRLDLELVVVSESEYYANLSAFYGPIRSMTWLTAAMVAVGAIMGGLNMLYASFSARVRELATLQTLGYRRRSVLLSLIQESLFTQAVGLVLAVSSSLLLLDGTMVQFSMGTFRMELTGTVLLVGFITALLLGTIGTLPPAIRCLRMPVPTALRSG, from the coding sequence ATGCTTCCATTTTCATACGCCTACCGAAACCTCATTCGTGAACCGGGCCGCTTTCTTCAGAAAGCAGGTGGCTCGGCACTTGTGATTTTGCTGATCATCGCCGCCGGTTCCTTCAATAGTGGCATGAACGGACTGCTTCAGGCCAGCGGGTCCCCGGACAACGTCATATTTCTCGGGGCTGGTTCCGAGGAGAGTGTCGAGCGAAGCCAGATTTCCATGCAATCCGAGTCAATGATCACTGCTGGTGTGCGCGGAATATCCGAGCGCGCGGGTGTGTCCGCGGTGTCAGGAGAAGTTCACTACAACGGAATGCTCGGCATTCCCGGAGTCAACCCGGCACAGGGTCTGACCCGCGGAGTCACTCCGGCGGTTTTTGAAGTGCACCAGGAGGCGCGACTTTTGGAGGGCCGGTGGCCTGCGTCAGGTGAGGTCATTGTGGGCCGGCTGGCCCATCACCTGATCGGGGTAGGTCAGGACGATCTTGCCGTTGGAAATATCCTCCTCTTTGAAGGAGAGGAGTTTCGTATTTCGGGACGATTCGATGCCGAAGGGACGGTCATGGAGTCCGAAGTCTGGTTTAACCGGAGTGACCTGATGACTCTGATCCAGCGGGAAACCCTTTCCTGTGTGGTGATCCGTCTGGATGATCCAGCTGACCTGAAACGCGCTGACTTGTTTGCCAAACAGCGTCTTGATCTTGAGTTGGTGGTTGTATCGGAAAGTGAATACTATGCCAATCTTTCCGCTTTCTACGGACCCATCCGGAGCATGACGTGGCTCACCGCCGCCATGGTGGCTGTAGGGGCGATTATGGGCGGCCTTAACATGCTGTACGCATCTTTCTCAGCCCGTGTTCGCGAGTTGGCCACGCTTCAAACACTCGGTTATCGCCGGCGATCAGTTCTGCTTTCTCTTATCCAAGAAAGTCTTTTCACGCAGGCAGTGGGGCTCGTTTTGGCCGTTTCATCCAGTCTGCTGCTACTTGATGGAACCATGGTCCAGTTTTCAATGGGGACCTTTCGCATGGAACTCACCGGGACTGTTCTTCTGGTGGGGTTTATTACTGCGCTTCTTCTTGGAACGATCGGGACCCTTCCGCCAGCGATCCGTTGCTTGCGAATGCCCGTCCCAACAGCCCTCCGGTCGGGCTAA